One window from the genome of Dolosigranulum savutiense encodes:
- a CDS encoding glycine/sarcosine/betaine reductase component B subunit has translation MKLEIGEITIKDVTLADETALNDGHLTINKQDLIDIVLEDDRLASADVQLAKPGEKTRITPVKDVIEPRCKVDSESGIFPGVISKVNEVGQGRTHVMKGIGVTTVGKIVGFQEGIIDMSGPGAEKTPFSQIINICLVINPTEDLKTHSYEEAVRLAGLRVATFIGKLAEEIEPDEVKTFETKPLVEQMNEYPDLPKVGYVYMLQTQGLLHDTYVYGTDAKHIVPTLLYPTEVMDGAIISGNCVSACDKNTTYHHLNNPIIEDLYARHGKDINFVGVIITNETVYLADKERSSDFTSKLAEFIGLDGVIISQEGFGNPDTDLIMNSTKIEKKGIDTVIVTDEYAGRDGASQSLADADPLANAAVTGGNANETILLPAMDRLIGTLDYVDVIAGGFDGSLQSSGEIEVEIQAITGATNELGFNRMSARGV, from the coding sequence ATGAAATTAGAAATTGGCGAAATTACTATTAAAGATGTAACGCTAGCTGATGAAACAGCCCTAAACGATGGACACTTAACCATTAACAAGCAAGATCTGATCGATATCGTCTTAGAAGATGACCGTCTCGCTTCTGCTGACGTCCAACTCGCAAAACCTGGTGAAAAAACACGAATTACACCGGTCAAGGATGTCATTGAACCAAGATGTAAAGTTGATTCTGAAAGTGGGATCTTCCCTGGCGTTATCAGTAAAGTAAACGAAGTCGGTCAAGGTCGTACGCATGTGATGAAAGGAATTGGCGTCACAACTGTCGGAAAAATTGTCGGATTCCAAGAAGGGATCATCGATATGTCTGGACCAGGTGCTGAGAAGACACCTTTCTCTCAGATTATTAACATTTGCTTAGTCATCAATCCAACAGAGGACTTGAAGACACACAGTTACGAAGAAGCAGTCCGACTAGCAGGGCTTCGCGTCGCAACCTTCATCGGAAAATTAGCAGAAGAAATCGAACCCGATGAAGTGAAAACATTCGAGACGAAGCCGCTTGTTGAGCAAATGAATGAGTACCCTGACTTACCAAAAGTCGGTTATGTCTACATGCTTCAGACACAAGGATTGTTGCATGATACGTATGTTTACGGCACAGATGCCAAGCATATCGTTCCGACCTTGCTTTACCCAACTGAAGTCATGGATGGTGCGATTATCAGTGGTAACTGTGTATCCGCATGTGATAAGAACACCACTTACCACCACTTGAACAACCCAATTATTGAAGATCTCTACGCACGTCACGGGAAAGATATTAACTTCGTGGGCGTCATTATTACGAACGAAACCGTCTATCTAGCTGACAAAGAACGCTCCAGTGACTTCACATCCAAACTCGCTGAATTTATCGGTCTAGATGGTGTCATCATTTCTCAAGAAGGATTCGGAAACCCAGATACGGACTTAATCATGAACAGTACCAAGATTGAGAAAAAAGGTATCGATACCGTTATCGTAACGGATGAATACGCTGGACGTGACGGTGCTAGCCAATCATTAGCTGATGCTGACCCATTGGCAAATGCAGCTGTCACCGGTGGGAATGCGAATGAAACCATTCTCCTCCCAGCAATGGACCGTCTCATCGGAACACTTGATTACGTAGATGTGATTGCCGGTGGATTCGATGGCTCACTACAATCAAGTGGCGAGATTGAAGTTGAGATTCAAGCCATTACCGGAGCAACGAACGAACTTGGCTTCAACCGCATGTCCGCTCGAGGCGTTTAA
- a CDS encoding GrdX family protein yields MQIITNNPTIRNHITSCPIQFVDGAIDAVFEQVRQLIINDKISLLTHPLSSSLKPNETVYKSVILTTTPSEAIDLTSLEMIERAALVHEKFQKNQHTPEWPQSILDDFALIDLDLMRQALIRAQRPSQSHNNL; encoded by the coding sequence ATGCAAATCATCACTAACAATCCAACCATCCGTAACCATATTACAAGTTGTCCGATTCAGTTCGTTGATGGAGCGATTGATGCGGTGTTCGAGCAGGTGCGCCAACTGATTATTAACGACAAAATAAGCTTACTCACGCACCCACTCAGTAGCAGTTTGAAGCCGAACGAAACGGTCTACAAGTCTGTCATTCTGACAACAACACCCAGTGAAGCGATCGATCTAACTAGTCTAGAAATGATTGAACGAGCAGCCCTGGTGCATGAAAAATTCCAAAAAAATCAACATACACCCGAGTGGCCGCAATCGATCTTAGATGACTTTGCCTTAATTGATTTAGACTTAATGCGACAAGCGCTAATACGCGCTCAACGACCCAGTCAATCACACAACAACTTATAA
- the selD gene encoding selenide, water dikinase SelD: protein MGPGDLSALLKTIPTRDDENLIVGYDSSDDASVYKLSDDIAVIQTIDFFPSMVEDPYLFGQIAATNALSDVYAMGGEVISALNIVTYPSGDDYDLLGEILRGGASKVHEAGASLSGGHSIHDDTIKYGLSVNGRVHPDRIIRNDGARVGDILILTKPIGVGIVTTGYKKGKLSQEAFDEACHWMTTLNKHVADVMKHHPITSATDVTGFGLLGHIKEMLGERVSAEIKAEQVPYIKEAYSGAEQALTTGGGKRNRAFLAEHLDFQIDDPAMEEVLLDPQTSGGLVISIDEEHSQAFLDELAEKDIFARAIGQVTDRQDKTIIIN, encoded by the coding sequence ATAGGTCCGGGTGACCTCAGTGCGTTGTTGAAGACGATTCCCACGAGAGATGATGAGAATTTAATTGTTGGATATGATTCAAGTGATGATGCATCAGTCTATAAGTTAAGTGATGATATTGCCGTGATTCAGACGATTGACTTTTTCCCATCTATGGTAGAAGATCCGTATTTATTCGGTCAAATCGCAGCGACGAATGCGTTAAGTGATGTCTATGCGATGGGAGGCGAAGTGATTTCGGCACTTAATATTGTCACCTATCCAAGTGGGGATGATTATGACTTGTTAGGGGAGATTTTACGCGGAGGTGCAAGCAAGGTACACGAAGCCGGAGCGAGTCTAAGCGGGGGGCATTCGATTCATGATGATACCATTAAGTATGGTCTATCCGTGAATGGACGTGTTCATCCAGACCGTATTATTCGCAATGATGGGGCACGTGTAGGAGACATCCTCATTCTGACAAAACCAATCGGCGTTGGGATCGTTACAACGGGGTATAAGAAAGGCAAGTTGAGCCAAGAAGCCTTCGATGAGGCGTGTCATTGGATGACGACGCTGAACAAGCATGTGGCGGATGTGATGAAGCATCACCCTATTACGAGTGCGACTGATGTAACAGGCTTTGGTTTGTTAGGTCATATTAAGGAGATGTTAGGTGAGCGGGTGAGTGCGGAGATTAAAGCCGAGCAGGTTCCGTATATTAAAGAAGCTTACAGCGGTGCAGAGCAGGCTCTGACAACCGGAGGCGGTAAGCGGAATCGGGCATTTTTAGCTGAACATCTTGACTTCCAAATCGATGATCCCGCTATGGAAGAAGTCTTGCTTGACCCACAAACATCGGGTGGGTTAGTCATTAGTATTGATGAAGAGCATAGCCAAGCATTCTTAGACGAATTAGCTGAGAAAGATATTTTTGCCCGAGCGATTGGTCAAGTGACTGACAGACAAGACAAGACAATTATTATCAATTAG
- the yedF gene encoding sulfurtransferase-like selenium metabolism protein YedF — MTDLTKDAYVVVISSDMMGDGEREIGEKLMTSFTYALSEQDQFPTHVLFYNSGVHVSAGESKAREDLVKLQEAGVKIQSCGTCLDYYGYDKANLPVGEATNMYEIVRIMRSASRVVKP, encoded by the coding sequence ATGACTGATCTGACAAAAGATGCGTATGTTGTTGTCATTAGCAGTGATATGATGGGAGATGGAGAGCGTGAAATCGGCGAAAAATTAATGACGAGTTTCACGTATGCCTTGAGCGAACAGGACCAATTCCCAACGCATGTCTTGTTCTATAACAGCGGGGTACATGTGAGTGCCGGGGAATCTAAGGCACGTGAAGATCTGGTGAAACTACAAGAAGCTGGTGTGAAGATTCAGTCTTGTGGAACGTGCCTAGATTATTATGGTTATGATAAAGCGAACTTACCGGTCGGAGAAGCGACGAATATGTACGAGATTGTTCGTATTATGCGCAGTGCTTCTCGTGTGGTGAAGCCATAA
- a CDS encoding DUF3343 domain-containing protein, with product MLLLTFNHSHDAMHAELVIDRHGIKGRLIPTPERISAQCGLTLKLPEADIETIQQLMQAESIQPSGYYGVDNSGTYTTLSES from the coding sequence ATGTTACTCCTGACATTTAATCATTCCCATGATGCTATGCATGCTGAGTTAGTGATAGATCGTCACGGTATAAAAGGCCGACTCATCCCGACACCGGAGCGTATTAGTGCGCAGTGTGGGTTGACCTTGAAGTTGCCGGAAGCAGACATTGAGACGATCCAACAGCTGATGCAGGCAGAGTCTATTCAACCAAGTGGGTATTATGGAGTAGATAACAGTGGGACATACACAACATTATCAGAAAGTTGA
- the selB gene encoding selenocysteine-specific translation elongation factor has product MTVVEKRNIVIGTAGHVDHGKTTLIKALSGIDTDTTEEEHRRGLSINLGFAYMTLDDGTEAGIVDVPGHEKFLKNMLAGAPGLDLALLVIDANEGIMPQTSEHANILRLLGIENFIIVLTKVDGVDEILLEIVQEDIREQFQGTALAEAPIIATDALAEIGIDQLRAEITERCSQMTREASKLPPRLNVDRSFSVKGFGTVVTGTLVDGMLHVGDDMTIYPSGLQTRIRNIQIHEEDVEVAYPGNRTALNLTKVDVDEVPRGSVLTTAHLPASYMLDVNVQCLPDSPYALELWDRVHVHIGTQEVRARIVPIGAETIHQGETGYLQLRLEEKVSAKVGDHFILRSFSPLHTIAGGTVLDEDPQKHKRFNEEVIESLQVKESGDFGEIMIDFLRKETTGLTDERTISEELNIELPHVKELTGELIDQGKLYAFGHQVMAAEDVQQFTNRVQQLLGDYHATYPIRSGMPLEEFRTKFKELAPKDLDALLKYVTQEELVASEDNRIRLTAFNPELEGEAREISDEIDATFREAGMNPPTPEAVIQDDQTRQEVFNQMIGRQLFRLDKYEYIHMSVYEDARAQVIQYLQRHGEIELATFRDMMDTSRKYAMLLLEHLDDAGVTKRVGDVRILREKE; this is encoded by the coding sequence ATGACAGTGGTGGAGAAGAGAAATATTGTAATCGGAACGGCGGGTCATGTTGACCACGGGAAGACAACCTTAATTAAGGCCCTAAGTGGGATTGATACGGATACAACAGAAGAAGAACATCGTCGGGGGCTATCCATTAATTTGGGCTTTGCCTACATGACCTTAGATGATGGGACGGAAGCTGGAATTGTTGATGTGCCCGGACATGAGAAGTTCTTGAAGAATATGTTAGCCGGGGCACCGGGTCTGGATTTGGCGTTATTGGTGATCGATGCGAATGAAGGTATTATGCCACAGACGTCTGAGCATGCGAATATTTTGCGTCTATTAGGGATTGAGAACTTCATTATTGTCTTAACAAAGGTCGATGGGGTAGATGAGATCTTACTGGAAATTGTACAAGAAGATATTCGGGAGCAATTCCAAGGAACGGCTTTAGCGGAAGCTCCCATTATTGCCACCGATGCCTTAGCGGAGATTGGGATTGACCAGTTGCGGGCCGAGATTACGGAGCGTTGTAGCCAAATGACACGTGAAGCATCTAAATTACCACCACGTCTGAATGTTGATCGTAGCTTTTCGGTAAAAGGGTTCGGAACAGTTGTCACAGGAACGTTGGTGGACGGGATGCTTCATGTTGGTGATGATATGACGATTTATCCGAGTGGTCTACAGACACGGATTCGTAATATCCAAATTCACGAAGAAGATGTAGAGGTAGCGTATCCGGGCAATCGAACGGCTTTGAACTTAACGAAGGTCGATGTGGATGAGGTGCCTCGGGGAAGTGTGCTAACAACGGCGCATTTGCCAGCTAGTTATATGTTAGATGTGAATGTGCAGTGCTTGCCGGATTCTCCATATGCCTTGGAACTCTGGGATCGCGTGCATGTTCATATAGGAACGCAAGAAGTCCGCGCACGGATTGTTCCAATCGGGGCAGAGACCATTCATCAAGGCGAGACCGGGTACTTACAGTTGCGCTTGGAAGAGAAGGTATCGGCTAAAGTAGGGGATCATTTCATCCTGCGTTCATTCTCTCCACTGCACACGATTGCGGGCGGGACTGTCCTAGACGAGGATCCGCAGAAGCATAAGCGGTTTAATGAAGAGGTAATCGAGAGCTTGCAAGTGAAAGAGTCCGGTGACTTTGGTGAGATTATGATTGACTTCTTGCGAAAAGAAACGACTGGCTTAACGGATGAGCGAACTATTAGTGAAGAACTTAATATCGAACTACCGCATGTAAAAGAGTTGACCGGCGAATTAATTGACCAAGGGAAGCTCTACGCATTCGGGCATCAAGTCATGGCGGCGGAAGATGTCCAGCAGTTCACTAATCGCGTCCAGCAACTTTTGGGTGATTATCATGCCACTTATCCGATTCGATCAGGGATGCCACTAGAAGAATTCCGGACCAAATTCAAGGAGTTAGCACCAAAAGATTTGGATGCATTGTTGAAGTATGTAACGCAAGAAGAGTTGGTAGCCAGTGAGGATAATCGCATTCGTCTGACGGCATTTAACCCAGAACTGGAAGGAGAAGCACGCGAGATCAGTGACGAAATCGACGCGACTTTCCGTGAAGCAGGGATGAATCCACCGACACCAGAAGCGGTGATTCAAGATGACCAGACGAGACAAGAAGTGTTTAATCAGATGATTGGTCGACAATTGTTCCGTCTAGATAAGTATGAATACATTCATATGTCTGTCTATGAGGATGCCCGTGCGCAAGTAATTCAGTACTTGCAGCGTCATGGTGAGATCGAATTAGCGACCTTCCGTGACATGATGGATACGTCCCGGAAATATGCGATGTTACTGTTGGAGCACTTGGATGATGCGGGTGTGACCAAGCGAGTGGGCGATGTGCGCATACTGAGAGAGAAGGAGTGA
- the selA gene encoding L-seryl-tRNA(Sec) selenium transferase gives MQEKLSQLPKMDELLEDVAIAPWFEVFDRSYVKNCLNKALNQVRQAILAGEDADISRTAVVALADHYLTVKHRPNLRPVINATGTALHTNLGRALLSDKAVEATLQVNARYSNLEYNIEAGQRGSRYAHVEDLLKELTGAEAALVVNNNAAAVMLLLTATTQGQEVLISRGELVEIGGSFRVPDVIESVGARLKEVGATNKTHLRDYKRAITEETGALLRVHTSNYRVVGFSQVPDDKDLVALAHQHDLPAFNDLGSGLLIDMQPLGLPREPLVSEVVASGYDVVSFSGDKLLGGPQTGILVGTKQYIDQLKRHPLLRALRVDKMTLAGLEATLQAYLKPEQAMKDIPLLQMLGQSEENLARKAQTLADDIRALDKGYQVNIIEGQSQVGGGAFPEARLATHLVEISHPDYSESTLEQKLRQAEFPIIARTSDGKVQFDVRTLLDADSGKICQALVEMI, from the coding sequence GTGCAAGAGAAGTTAAGTCAATTACCGAAGATGGATGAGTTATTAGAAGATGTGGCGATTGCGCCCTGGTTCGAGGTGTTCGACCGTTCCTATGTTAAAAATTGCTTGAATAAAGCGCTGAATCAAGTGCGACAAGCGATCCTGGCGGGTGAAGATGCCGATATCTCTCGCACAGCTGTTGTCGCTCTTGCCGACCACTACCTTACAGTAAAACATCGCCCTAATTTACGCCCGGTGATTAATGCGACGGGAACAGCTCTGCATACGAATCTTGGCCGCGCCTTGTTATCTGATAAAGCCGTCGAAGCAACGCTACAAGTGAACGCACGCTATAGTAACTTAGAGTACAACATTGAAGCAGGACAACGGGGCAGTCGCTATGCTCACGTAGAGGACTTGCTAAAAGAATTGACCGGGGCAGAAGCGGCCTTAGTAGTGAATAACAACGCGGCAGCCGTTATGTTGCTCTTGACAGCAACGACACAAGGCCAAGAGGTATTGATTTCGCGCGGAGAATTAGTTGAGATTGGCGGGTCCTTCCGCGTACCGGACGTTATTGAGAGTGTCGGTGCTCGTCTGAAGGAAGTTGGCGCAACCAATAAGACCCACTTACGTGACTATAAGCGCGCCATCACCGAGGAGACGGGCGCACTATTGCGGGTGCATACGAGTAACTATCGGGTTGTTGGCTTCAGCCAAGTGCCCGATGATAAAGATCTAGTCGCGTTAGCGCACCAACATGACTTGCCGGCCTTCAACGACTTGGGAAGTGGTCTGTTAATAGATATGCAACCACTCGGCTTACCGCGAGAACCGCTTGTGTCTGAAGTCGTTGCATCTGGTTATGATGTGGTTAGCTTCAGTGGGGACAAATTATTAGGCGGTCCTCAAACGGGTATCTTAGTCGGGACTAAGCAATATATTGACCAATTGAAGCGCCATCCGTTGTTGCGAGCCCTGCGCGTTGACAAGATGACACTTGCTGGATTAGAAGCGACATTACAAGCTTACTTGAAGCCGGAGCAGGCCATGAAAGATATTCCGTTACTCCAGATGTTAGGCCAGTCAGAAGAAAACCTCGCTCGTAAAGCTCAAACGTTGGCGGACGACATTCGAGCGCTGGATAAAGGCTATCAAGTAAATATTATAGAGGGCCAATCTCAAGTTGGAGGCGGGGCTTTCCCCGAAGCCCGACTAGCGACTCATTTAGTGGAGATTAGCCATCCAGATTATTCTGAGAGCACGTTGGAGCAAAAACTGCGCCAAGCAGAATTCCCTATTATTGCTCGAACGTCGGATGGGAAAGTCCAATTCGATGTGCGGACCTTACTTGACGCGGATAGCGGGAAAATTTGCCAAGCATTAGTTGAAATGATTTAA